In a genomic window of Corynebacterium choanae:
- the rplK gene encoding 50S ribosomal protein L11, with the protein MPPKKKKKVTGLIKLQIQAGQANPAPPVGPALGAHGVNIMEFCKAYNAATENQRGNVVPVEITVYEDRSFDFKLKTPPAAKLLLKAAGIPKGSGVPHTQKVGTVTMDQCREIAQTKLEDLNANDVEAGARIIAGTARSMGIEVK; encoded by the coding sequence ATGCCTCCGAAGAAGAAAAAGAAGGTCACAGGCTTAATCAAGCTGCAGATCCAAGCTGGACAGGCTAACCCGGCTCCACCGGTTGGTCCGGCTCTTGGTGCCCATGGTGTCAACATCATGGAATTCTGTAAGGCCTACAACGCTGCAACGGAAAACCAGCGCGGCAACGTTGTGCCAGTGGAAATCACGGTCTATGAAGACCGCTCCTTCGACTTCAAACTGAAGACCCCGCCGGCAGCGAAGCTGCTGCTGAAGGCTGCGGGTATCCCGAAGGGCTCTGGTGTTCCACACACCCAAAAAGTCGGCACCGTCACCATGGATCAGTGCCGTGAAATCGCCCAGACCAAGCTGGAAGACTTGAACGCCAACGACGTTGAAGCAGGTGCACGCATTATTGCTGGTACCGCCCGCTCGATGGGTATTGAGGTCAAGTAA
- a CDS encoding CshA/CshB family fibrillar adhesin-related protein, with product MKRSARRIIANSWAVNCRRWCAAVVSAVLVTTASPAVAPAAVVATDTASLVHLERATAGYLAPQIHWLDFAAFSDDEWAGLIQGQPQQLSFPLAGGSLVQATLSLAGTSDGAPITAQSVPTWGAFGAMSPTGEQQYPLVGEPAVGIAQATASPYELRVTLRDLVVKFPSGAQVTPAVVVADAEQLSDETDVVTVAAAGGTVTRLTVLTAQEADPQQQGAAAHPAVHPLACSGEGTPTLRCTGVADAGAQLLLASGTTEVTTTLQAAGSPNALAFGLLLGVPNATVQWDDSVGFAVSGSAAGSAPVASEMFTVTFGEPAADMLPAPGEMVRVMATGDTSASRFGIPTAACAAVQLDATAPAGVRRSPLPATVDPQAGKDATAGAWLVSQPAGSAFIDCAVTIAAAPLATPNLVAATSDTPLPTGEHPKTTGVVVAGIDPRATRLTLTITPPGFFDSARQDTGQEPVTVALRRTVNGWQQTGNAAELFQVQVSSQTAPSDTPPDSSPTGSTPPTAPAAAETLLLEFVGDAWTSLDRAAATVRVAVDPADQPAEGLADAPLPAARTVDSAAKVVLNTAVDSARPLQAPQQTPIDRLPITASARNAIIAAIVAANPQLPADVTFTVDDDGAVQVHYPDGTAQYFTGHQTTQQRPLPIPVIDPVPQYGATTVAVHTVGTQPLQAGDVVTVAVGTSRYHTTIPDDSPSMPIVVTVDPLQELMPVEVAISRGNESVTGSPVVVAPEALAHLRIDPPPHMGAHQVTVVADPQTPLRLHDEILLDIGHNHYRHEIIQADIDTGAVTFAVAPLAAGSVLQPAIRRIGRLPQPGIPATISTIAPPSPRIITRPRVGTDRLMITSAGRQHFEVGDRIDLTVGSRVISHQVNAEEAASGFIDIALDHPMSNGIVAYATAYRDGAPPQRGNQVGVPLAIPDMLATPRIVNPAHPALTMLQVTTSGQPFNPGDTLTVYTGNYRYQHTVRATEAADNLAQIYLPVALVVGDTIIVENSRPQRTTTTSHPVTVVPTPANPPADPANPVPTSPPPPTPDSYPPRQPIQPDPQPAAHSSTGVGVVTGDTFAEIALLLSVPLLVTIGHWLATIPSNNDRLQLPPQHCGAASQEALPAPVIPPVPPVMSAFWSTVTYWSGVCTPR from the coding sequence GTGAAGCGTTCCGCCAGGAGAATCATTGCTAACTCGTGGGCAGTCAACTGTCGACGGTGGTGTGCTGCTGTGGTGTCGGCAGTTCTTGTTACTACCGCGTCACCGGCGGTCGCACCGGCAGCTGTGGTCGCCACCGATACGGCGAGCCTGGTCCACTTAGAGCGTGCCACGGCTGGATATTTAGCCCCACAGATTCATTGGCTTGATTTTGCGGCGTTCAGCGACGATGAGTGGGCGGGGTTGATCCAGGGGCAGCCGCAACAATTGTCGTTTCCGTTGGCTGGCGGGTCGCTAGTGCAGGCCACCTTGTCGCTGGCCGGTACTTCCGATGGGGCACCTATTACTGCGCAATCGGTACCGACGTGGGGTGCATTTGGGGCGATGAGTCCCACCGGTGAGCAGCAGTATCCGCTGGTTGGGGAGCCAGCTGTGGGGATTGCACAAGCTACCGCTAGCCCCTACGAGTTGCGGGTGACGTTGCGTGATCTGGTAGTGAAATTCCCTTCGGGGGCACAAGTCACCCCGGCGGTGGTGGTTGCTGATGCGGAGCAGCTCAGTGATGAAACCGATGTGGTGACGGTGGCTGCAGCTGGCGGTACTGTCACGCGGCTGACGGTGTTGACTGCGCAAGAAGCTGATCCGCAGCAGCAGGGTGCCGCGGCGCATCCGGCTGTGCATCCGTTGGCTTGTAGCGGGGAGGGAACGCCAACGCTGCGTTGCACTGGGGTGGCGGATGCTGGGGCACAGCTGCTGCTCGCCAGCGGCACCACTGAAGTGACGACGACGTTGCAGGCGGCTGGTTCCCCGAACGCGTTAGCGTTTGGGCTGCTGCTTGGAGTGCCAAACGCGACTGTGCAGTGGGATGACTCGGTAGGTTTTGCTGTTAGTGGCAGTGCTGCCGGCAGTGCTCCTGTTGCTAGTGAAATGTTTACCGTGACATTTGGTGAACCGGCTGCTGATATGCTGCCTGCCCCTGGGGAGATGGTGCGTGTCATGGCTACCGGGGACACATCAGCTAGTCGGTTTGGGATCCCGACTGCTGCATGTGCGGCGGTGCAGCTGGATGCGACGGCCCCGGCAGGGGTTCGGCGCAGCCCCCTGCCCGCAACAGTGGATCCGCAGGCGGGTAAGGATGCCACCGCAGGGGCGTGGCTGGTGTCGCAGCCAGCTGGCTCGGCCTTTATCGACTGTGCGGTCACTATCGCCGCCGCCCCACTGGCCACCCCGAATCTTGTCGCGGCCACGTCTGACACTCCGCTGCCAACTGGGGAACACCCGAAAACAACCGGGGTAGTGGTTGCGGGGATTGATCCACGGGCGACCCGGCTGACATTGACAATCACCCCACCGGGATTCTTCGATTCTGCACGGCAAGATACGGGGCAAGAACCGGTGACTGTGGCGTTGCGGCGCACGGTAAACGGTTGGCAGCAAACGGGGAATGCTGCCGAACTGTTTCAGGTACAGGTGAGTAGCCAGACCGCACCATCGGATACCCCACCAGACTCCAGCCCAACCGGTTCCACCCCGCCGACTGCTCCTGCCGCGGCAGAGACACTCCTTTTGGAATTTGTGGGCGATGCATGGACAAGCCTTGATCGGGCAGCGGCAACGGTGCGGGTCGCGGTGGATCCTGCCGATCAACCGGCTGAAGGACTAGCTGATGCGCCGCTCCCCGCGGCACGTACCGTCGACAGTGCAGCGAAGGTGGTGTTGAATACGGCGGTTGATTCTGCTCGACCGTTACAGGCGCCGCAGCAAACCCCGATTGATCGGTTGCCGATCACAGCCAGTGCACGGAATGCGATCATTGCTGCTATTGTCGCTGCCAATCCGCAGCTGCCGGCCGATGTCACATTCACCGTCGATGATGACGGTGCTGTTCAGGTTCACTATCCGGACGGGACGGCGCAATATTTCACCGGCCACCAAACAACCCAGCAACGGCCACTACCGATCCCCGTAATTGACCCGGTGCCCCAATACGGTGCCACCACAGTGGCGGTACACACGGTTGGTACGCAGCCCCTGCAGGCTGGTGATGTGGTCACCGTGGCGGTGGGCACCAGCCGCTATCACACCACCATCCCGGACGATTCCCCCAGCATGCCAATTGTGGTCACTGTGGATCCGCTGCAGGAACTCATGCCAGTCGAGGTGGCGATATCCCGCGGCAATGAATCCGTCACCGGCAGCCCGGTAGTTGTCGCACCCGAAGCGTTGGCACATCTGCGCATCGATCCACCGCCGCACATGGGTGCCCATCAAGTCACTGTGGTTGCCGATCCGCAAACCCCGTTGCGGCTTCACGACGAGATTTTGCTCGACATTGGGCACAACCATTATCGGCATGAAATCATCCAGGCCGATATTGACACTGGTGCAGTGACTTTTGCGGTAGCTCCGCTTGCTGCCGGCAGTGTGCTGCAGCCGGCCATCCGGCGGATAGGTCGCCTACCGCAGCCAGGAATACCGGCCACAATTTCCACGATTGCCCCGCCGTCCCCACGAATTATTACCCGGCCACGGGTGGGCACCGATCGGCTGATGATCACCAGTGCCGGCCGGCAACATTTCGAAGTCGGCGACCGGATCGATCTCACCGTCGGCTCCCGGGTGATCAGCCACCAGGTCAATGCGGAAGAAGCCGCCAGCGGATTTATCGACATTGCCCTTGACCATCCGATGAGCAACGGCATTGTTGCCTATGCGACGGCTTACCGCGACGGGGCGCCCCCGCAGCGCGGCAACCAGGTCGGGGTGCCGCTTGCCATCCCTGACATGCTGGCCACCCCGCGCATTGTCAACCCCGCCCATCCGGCGCTCACCATGCTGCAAGTCACCACCAGTGGACAACCGTTCAACCCTGGTGACACGCTGACCGTGTACACCGGCAACTATCGCTACCAGCACACTGTGCGGGCAACGGAAGCCGCAGACAACCTGGCACAGATCTATCTGCCAGTAGCACTCGTTGTCGGCGACACCATCATTGTGGAAAACTCCCGCCCGCAGCGGACCACCACAACAAGCCACCCAGTTACGGTGGTGCCAACCCCTGCGAATCCCCCCGCCGACCCGGCAAACCCAGTACCCACGAGTCCGCCGCCTCCAACCCCTGACAGTTACCCGCCCCGCCAACCGATACAACCTGATCCGCAGCCAGCCGCCCACAGCTCGACTGGGGTGGGGGTGGTCACCGGTGACACCTTCGCCGAAATTGCGCTTCTGCTCAGCGTGCCACTGCTGGTGACGATCGGCCACTGGCTTGCCACCATCCCATCGAACAATGATCGCCTCCAGCTCCCGCCCCAGCATTGCGGTGCAGCTTCTCAGGAAGCGCTACCAGCACCCGTAATCCCACCGGTGCCACCTGTGATGTCAGCGTTTTGGTCGACCGTCACCTACTGGTCGGGAGTTTGTACACCTCGCTAA
- the nusG gene encoding transcription termination/antitermination protein NusG, which produces MSDDKSLDLTANDVEVTVDEQSVQDADVAIAAADHPEVEAAQEVADEFAAIDAGEAVDTEVESAPASEDEVSKAAAALGDTEGSDEDKAMEEYKTRLRAFMRELRRLPGKWYIIQCYSGYENKVKTNLDMRVQTLEVEDSIYDVVVPIEEVMELKDGKRKLVKRKLLPGYVLVRMEINDRSWSVVRDTPGVTSFVGNEGHPTPVKARDVAKFLMPQETPAQEGEEAAATPVNKSGEQVVAQPTVSNRAPVQVDFEVGEAVTILDGAFATVPATISEIDPATGKLRVLVSIFGRETPVDLNFDQVEKIN; this is translated from the coding sequence ATGAGTGACGACAAATCTTTGGACCTCACCGCCAATGACGTCGAGGTGACTGTGGACGAGCAGTCGGTGCAAGACGCAGATGTGGCAATTGCTGCCGCAGATCACCCGGAAGTCGAAGCAGCGCAAGAAGTTGCTGACGAGTTTGCCGCGATCGACGCCGGGGAAGCTGTTGACACTGAGGTTGAGTCGGCGCCTGCTAGCGAAGACGAAGTGTCGAAGGCTGCAGCGGCGCTCGGTGACACTGAAGGTTCCGATGAAGATAAAGCAATGGAAGAGTACAAAACTCGGCTGCGGGCGTTTATGCGGGAGCTTCGTCGCCTGCCGGGCAAGTGGTATATCATCCAGTGCTATTCCGGCTACGAAAATAAGGTGAAAACCAACTTGGACATGCGTGTCCAAACCCTCGAGGTGGAAGATTCCATCTATGACGTGGTTGTGCCAATTGAAGAAGTCATGGAGCTTAAAGACGGCAAGCGGAAGCTAGTCAAGCGCAAGCTGCTGCCTGGCTATGTGCTTGTTCGTATGGAGATCAATGACCGCTCCTGGTCGGTGGTACGGGATACCCCGGGTGTGACTTCTTTTGTCGGCAACGAGGGTCATCCAACCCCAGTGAAGGCACGCGATGTGGCGAAATTCCTCATGCCGCAGGAAACCCCTGCCCAGGAAGGCGAGGAAGCTGCTGCTACCCCGGTGAACAAGTCCGGCGAGCAGGTTGTGGCACAGCCAACAGTGTCCAACCGTGCACCGGTGCAGGTTGATTTTGAGGTTGGCGAAGCGGTGACGATCCTCGACGGTGCGTTTGCTACCGTTCCGGCAACAATCAGCGAAATCGATCCGGCCACCGGCAAGCTGCGGGTGCTGGTGTCGATCTTTGGCCGGGAGACCCCGGTGGATCTCAACTTCGACCAGGTTGAAAAAATCAACTAG
- the secE gene encoding preprotein translocase subunit SecE — translation MSDEHNPELVGAARPAGKRQVSGVSTTSSEVYAAKNAVPAANAAEEEKEKSLGKRVVDYVPETVQELKKVIWPTGKQMVVYTSIVFAFLIVLTALVWGVDTLTGIGVEKVLTPR, via the coding sequence GTGTCCGACGAACACAACCCTGAGCTTGTGGGTGCTGCGCGCCCAGCTGGTAAGCGCCAGGTCTCCGGTGTATCCACCACTTCCAGCGAAGTGTATGCCGCGAAGAACGCGGTTCCTGCAGCTAATGCAGCTGAAGAGGAAAAAGAAAAGTCGCTGGGTAAACGGGTCGTAGACTACGTGCCCGAGACGGTACAAGAACTGAAAAAAGTAATTTGGCCAACTGGTAAGCAGATGGTGGTGTACACCTCGATTGTGTTCGCCTTCCTTATCGTGCTCACCGCACTGGTTTGGGGTGTTGATACGTTAACCGGTATCGGCGTCGAGAAGGTGCTCACCCCGCGCTAA